One Corynebacterium yudongzhengii DNA window includes the following coding sequences:
- a CDS encoding demethylmenaquinone methyltransferase, with protein MSRADLDKKPFDVASMFDGVGKRYDLTNTIISFGQDRRWRRRTRERLDLHPGEKVLDVAAGTAVSTEELAKSGAWCVACDFSRGMLAAGAQRDVPKVAGDGMHLPFADETFDKVTITYGLRNIHDYRAALREFARVTKPGGQLTVNEFSTPVIPVFGTVYKEYLTRLLPRVARLVSSNPESYEYLAESIRAWPDQEELAEVINANGWTYAGWQNLTFGIVAMHSAIRA; from the coding sequence GTGTCACGAGCAGACCTGGACAAGAAGCCTTTTGACGTTGCGAGCATGTTCGATGGCGTCGGCAAGCGCTACGACCTGACGAACACCATCATCTCCTTCGGGCAGGACCGGCGCTGGCGGCGGCGCACCCGCGAGCGTCTAGACCTGCACCCAGGCGAGAAGGTCCTCGACGTCGCCGCCGGCACCGCGGTGTCCACCGAGGAGCTGGCCAAATCCGGCGCCTGGTGCGTGGCCTGCGATTTCTCCCGCGGCATGCTCGCCGCCGGCGCCCAGCGCGACGTGCCGAAGGTCGCCGGCGACGGCATGCACCTGCCGTTTGCCGACGAAACCTTCGACAAAGTCACCATCACCTACGGGCTGCGCAACATCCACGACTACCGCGCCGCGCTGCGCGAATTCGCCCGCGTGACCAAACCCGGCGGCCAGCTGACCGTCAACGAATTCTCCACCCCCGTGATCCCGGTCTTCGGCACGGTCTACAAGGAATACCTCACCCGCCTTCTGCCGCGCGTGGCCCGGCTGGTGTCCTCGAACCCGGAGTCCTATGAATACCTCGCCGAATCCATCCGGGCCTGGCCGGACCAAGAAGAGCTGGCCGAGGTCATCAACGCCAACGGGTGGACCTACGCCGGCTGGCAGAACCTCACCTTCGGCATAGTGGCGATGCACTCCGCCATCCGGGCCTAG
- a CDS encoding geranylgeranyl reductase family protein has translation MTHASPAFFDLVVIGAGPAGSAAAIHGVAAGYQVLLVESGALGRDKTCGDGLTPRAISELRKLGLADVVTERYTNRGLKLHGYGGSVTAPWPESAYGTVGSAMPRTLFDEHLARTAQQRGADVRALSTAHAPVVTRGRITELTVQPADGEAYTVRPKWVIVADGVRSPVGKELGRRWHREEVYGIAARSYVSSPFHAEPWMHSHVELRGEDGAIQPGYGWIFPLGDGTVNLGCGALSTNARPAKVNTKKLLDHYADLCRPDWQLGMPERVTSALLPMGGAVSQVAGGNWMLIGDAAAGVNPLNGEGIDYGLEMAEWAIDMLATDAAAELRRAWPELLRERYGEAFLLARTAARLLTYPQFLPTVGPLALRGPIGARLMPAAARLMANLITDDDRDLLARMWRAAGHCASAVRRDTPLWS, from the coding sequence ATGACGCATGCTTCGCCCGCCTTTTTCGACCTCGTCGTGATCGGCGCCGGCCCCGCCGGATCTGCCGCCGCCATCCACGGCGTCGCCGCCGGTTACCAGGTGCTCCTCGTGGAATCCGGCGCCCTGGGCCGCGACAAGACCTGCGGCGATGGGCTGACCCCGCGGGCAATCTCCGAGCTGCGCAAGCTCGGTCTCGCCGACGTTGTTACCGAGCGCTACACCAACCGCGGCCTCAAGCTACACGGCTATGGCGGCTCGGTGACCGCGCCGTGGCCGGAGTCGGCCTATGGCACGGTGGGCTCGGCGATGCCCCGCACGCTTTTCGACGAACACCTCGCCCGCACCGCCCAGCAACGCGGCGCCGACGTGCGGGCGTTGTCGACGGCGCATGCCCCCGTCGTCACGCGGGGCCGCATCACCGAGCTCACCGTGCAGCCCGCCGACGGCGAGGCCTACACCGTGCGCCCGAAATGGGTGATTGTGGCCGATGGGGTGCGTTCGCCCGTCGGTAAGGAGCTGGGGCGGCGGTGGCACCGCGAGGAGGTCTATGGCATCGCCGCGCGCTCTTATGTCTCCTCGCCTTTTCACGCGGAGCCGTGGATGCATTCGCACGTGGAGCTGCGCGGCGAAGATGGTGCGATCCAGCCTGGCTATGGCTGGATCTTCCCGCTCGGCGACGGCACCGTCAACCTCGGCTGCGGGGCTTTGTCAACGAACGCCCGCCCGGCGAAGGTGAATACCAAAAAGCTGCTAGACCACTACGCCGATTTATGCCGCCCCGACTGGCAGCTGGGCATGCCCGAGCGGGTCACCTCGGCGCTGTTGCCGATGGGCGGGGCGGTCTCCCAGGTCGCGGGCGGCAACTGGATGCTCATCGGCGATGCGGCCGCCGGGGTCAATCCGCTCAACGGCGAGGGCATCGACTACGGGCTTGAGATGGCCGAGTGGGCGATCGATATGCTGGCCACCGATGCCGCCGCCGAGCTGCGCCGCGCCTGGCCGGAGCTGCTCCGTGAGCGCTACGGCGAGGCCTTCCTGCTGGCGCGCACGGCCGCCCGGCTCTTGACGTACCCGCAGTTCTTGCCGACGGTCGGCCCCCTCGCCCTGCGCGGTCCCATCGGCGCAAGGCTCATGCCGGCTGCGGCGCGGCTGATGGCGAATCTCATCACCGACGACGACCGCGACCTCTTGGCGAGGATGTGGCGCGCGGCCGGCCACTGCGCCAGCGCTGTGCGTCGGGATACGCCCTTGTGGTCCTAG